In a single window of the Agrobacterium vitis genome:
- a CDS encoding HpcH/HpaI aldolase family protein, with the protein MPAPVNGFKQALRQDAVLYGLWVALASAHGAELCAGAGYDWVLIDGEHGPNDIPLLAAQLAASARQSAHKVVRLAVGEAWLIKQALDIGAQTLLIPMVDTPEQALAVAKACRYPPLGIRGMGAGLGRASDFGRIGDYVATANDQICLIVQIESRLAMTNLEGIITTDGVDALLVGPADLAADLGFPGRADVPEVYAAVEDILRRAKALGKPAGIMSTDPVMIDLARSNGARFIAIQSDVGLLVAAAANHLRSVKGETGPETTGNY; encoded by the coding sequence ATGCCCGCACCCGTCAACGGTTTCAAGCAAGCCCTTCGGCAGGACGCTGTTCTTTACGGTCTGTGGGTGGCGCTGGCCTCTGCGCATGGAGCCGAGCTTTGTGCCGGTGCCGGATATGACTGGGTGCTGATCGATGGCGAACATGGGCCAAATGATATTCCGCTGCTTGCCGCCCAGCTTGCCGCCTCCGCCCGTCAATCCGCCCATAAAGTGGTGCGCCTGGCCGTGGGCGAGGCCTGGCTGATCAAGCAGGCGCTGGATATCGGCGCGCAGACCCTGCTGATCCCGATGGTCGATACGCCCGAGCAGGCCTTGGCTGTGGCAAAAGCCTGCCGCTACCCGCCTTTGGGCATTCGCGGCATGGGCGCCGGGCTTGGCCGGGCCTCCGATTTTGGCCGGATCGGCGATTATGTAGCGACTGCCAATGACCAGATCTGCCTGATCGTGCAGATCGAAAGCCGGCTGGCCATGACCAATCTGGAGGGGATTATCACCACCGATGGCGTTGATGCTTTGCTGGTCGGACCTGCGGATCTGGCGGCCGATCTCGGCTTTCCGGGCCGCGCCGATGTGCCGGAGGTTTACGCGGCGGTGGAGGATATTCTGCGTCGGGCCAAGGCGCTGGGCAAGCCTGCCGGAATCATGTCAACCGATCCTGTGATGATCGATCTTGCCCGAAGCAATGGCGCGCGCTTTATCGCCATCCAAAGCGATGTCGGCCTGCTGGTTGCCGCTGCCGCCAACCATTTGCGCAGCGTAAAAGGTGAGACGGGGCCGGAGACGACTGGCAATTATTGA
- a CDS encoding DUF1501 domain-containing protein: MAAAGPGAAGSARRVILLELFGGNDALNTLVPFKDPVYRHLRPTIGLKGDEILPLNTELGFNAAWRQMADLHHNGEIAIIQDVGYPDNNLSHFQSAEIWAGGSRKGISSGGWVSQVLQANRKDAGPFDADGVVFSGNQDLLEGDGMRILTVDNKDALRSGAAGAMADADKTDDHAALAYLTRLMADQQEVIGRVAARLKGNNRFEAWFTRDYYMDPIDAQTALLLWMVEQDVKSPLFKISIGGFDQHSNLRGEHERLLAKVQSTLMGLRRGLKEIGVWNDTLVIAHSEFGRRPAENASGGTDHGSCSPIIMMGGGIKPGLYGSRSDLEKLDVEGNPVFTTDFRSVYASVIGNFWRFPTNPIAAQGFAPLALF; this comes from the coding sequence TTGGCGGCTGCCGGACCGGGGGCTGCCGGTTCTGCCCGCCGGGTGATTTTACTCGAACTTTTCGGTGGCAACGATGCCCTGAATACACTGGTACCTTTCAAAGACCCGGTCTACCGGCATTTGCGCCCAACCATCGGTCTGAAAGGGGATGAGATCCTGCCACTCAATACGGAGTTGGGCTTCAATGCGGCCTGGCGACAGATGGCGGATCTTCATCACAATGGCGAAATCGCCATCATTCAGGATGTCGGCTATCCCGATAACAATCTCTCGCATTTTCAATCGGCGGAAATTTGGGCGGGCGGGTCCAGAAAAGGCATTTCCAGTGGCGGTTGGGTCAGTCAGGTCTTGCAGGCAAACCGGAAGGATGCAGGACCCTTCGATGCGGATGGCGTGGTGTTTTCAGGCAATCAGGACCTGCTTGAGGGCGACGGGATGCGCATCCTGACAGTCGATAACAAGGATGCATTGCGCAGCGGGGCTGCCGGTGCGATGGCTGACGCTGACAAGACCGACGATCACGCTGCGCTGGCCTACCTGACCCGCCTTATGGCCGATCAGCAGGAGGTTATCGGGCGGGTTGCCGCCAGATTGAAGGGCAATAACCGTTTCGAGGCGTGGTTTACGCGGGACTATTACATGGACCCGATTGATGCCCAGACAGCTCTTTTGCTCTGGATGGTTGAACAGGATGTGAAGTCGCCACTGTTCAAGATCAGCATCGGTGGTTTCGATCAGCATTCCAATCTGCGGGGCGAGCACGAGCGTCTGCTGGCGAAGGTTCAGAGCACGCTGATGGGCCTGCGGCGCGGGCTGAAGGAGATCGGTGTCTGGAACGATACGCTTGTCATTGCCCATTCGGAATTTGGCCGCCGACCGGCTGAAAATGCGTCTGGCGGGACCGACCATGGCTCTTGCAGCCCTATCATCATGATGGGAGGCGGGATCAAGCCTGGGCTTTATGGCAGCCGCAGCGATCTGGAAAAGCTCGACGTGGAAGGCAATCCGGTTTTCACCACTGATTTCCGCAGTGTCTACGCGTCGGTGATCGGCAATTTCTGGCGGTTTCCAACCAATCCGATTGCCGCACAGGGCTTTGCGCCCTTGGCCTTGTTCTAG
- a CDS encoding glycosyltransferase family 2 protein, which produces MTLLSPVAPDGAAGQAAALRAPVSLQNAPLNTGWFDDQPFDHACCEGTEILACLTLFNEPAEAVAGTLACLAANQDMLLSRNSPIQRLEVAIVLDGRDRVHPETEALFNRLGFDLDWGFYLEAASIGQHGSDEVQVRVQTRHIPVDRLTGKSGHPLCVHLAVKDRNRGKLDSHAVFFRDLAERRQPDFVLQIDAGSRPADDCLPALLAQMQREPDCAALATNIVMQDAALTDWLQSWQQADFLWQKLSDWPIGNGLGYLEVVPGQASLFRMSALRRGKNGDPLAAYFRGLSRPKSLMEANLFLAEDRIIGAEIVKSHPACTIRYHHDANLVTDGCMTIGELLRQRRRWTNSTLVARLTAIGSLADLLWHGRLTPARWCSMALALAWTLLQLLEQWFIPASLALLVSLTSGVWQDEAGQSLAWGMATGVLLFWLYCLVSMKAREGERSLSRRLHGCLHGLGLGILLACTVLGFAICLIKVGPDIQVAVLTVALILVMAVLHHSSRGMSDLLRVFVIYIPSAPVANFYLLSYALANFHDVSWGTKGLVNDSRTAIPAGWHQMRLRLLILWVVSNTGLVWLVMGGVPGGAISVLHYACLPVVGQIAIASLLLVSARYRNPVSPSPEVTVRADSAPHLHR; this is translated from the coding sequence GTGACATTGCTCTCTCCAGTTGCACCTGACGGTGCAGCCGGACAGGCTGCCGCTTTGCGCGCGCCTGTCTCGTTGCAGAATGCGCCTCTCAATACCGGTTGGTTTGATGATCAACCCTTCGATCATGCCTGTTGCGAGGGTACGGAAATTCTCGCCTGCCTGACACTCTTCAACGAGCCTGCCGAGGCGGTGGCGGGTACATTGGCCTGTCTCGCAGCCAATCAAGATATGCTGCTCAGCCGAAACAGCCCTATACAGCGGTTGGAAGTGGCCATCGTGCTGGATGGCCGCGACCGCGTTCACCCAGAGACCGAGGCACTGTTCAACCGGCTTGGCTTCGATCTCGATTGGGGCTTTTATCTTGAGGCAGCGAGCATCGGCCAGCATGGGTCGGATGAGGTGCAAGTTCGCGTTCAGACCCGCCATATTCCTGTGGATCGCCTGACCGGGAAAAGCGGACATCCTCTCTGCGTGCATCTGGCGGTAAAGGACCGCAACAGGGGCAAGCTGGACAGCCATGCTGTCTTCTTTCGAGATCTTGCGGAACGCCGCCAGCCAGATTTTGTCCTGCAGATCGATGCCGGGTCCCGGCCTGCTGATGATTGCCTGCCGGCATTGCTGGCGCAGATGCAACGCGAGCCGGATTGTGCAGCCCTTGCCACCAATATCGTCATGCAAGACGCGGCTTTGACCGATTGGCTGCAAAGCTGGCAACAGGCAGATTTTCTCTGGCAGAAACTATCCGATTGGCCAATTGGCAACGGTTTGGGCTATCTCGAAGTCGTGCCGGGGCAGGCCAGCCTGTTCAGAATGTCGGCCTTGAGACGCGGTAAAAACGGCGATCCTCTGGCTGCCTATTTTCGCGGGCTCTCCAGGCCGAAGAGCTTGATGGAGGCCAATCTGTTTCTCGCAGAGGATCGAATCATCGGCGCGGAAATCGTTAAAAGCCATCCTGCCTGCACCATCCGCTATCATCATGATGCCAATCTTGTCACCGATGGCTGCATGACGATTGGCGAATTGCTGCGCCAGCGCCGCCGTTGGACAAACAGTACGCTTGTGGCGCGCCTGACGGCCATCGGCAGCCTTGCCGATCTGCTGTGGCATGGTCGCCTGACGCCTGCGCGTTGGTGTTCGATGGCGCTGGCGCTGGCCTGGACCCTGCTGCAATTGCTGGAACAATGGTTCATCCCGGCATCACTGGCCCTGCTTGTCTCCCTGACGTCAGGGGTTTGGCAAGACGAGGCGGGCCAGAGTCTGGCATGGGGAATGGCGACGGGTGTTTTGCTGTTCTGGCTTTATTGTCTGGTCAGCATGAAGGCGAGGGAGGGGGAAAGGTCTCTCAGCCGTAGGCTGCATGGCTGCTTGCATGGCCTTGGTCTTGGCATCCTGCTGGCATGCACGGTCCTGGGGTTTGCGATTTGCCTCATCAAGGTTGGTCCGGACATCCAGGTGGCGGTGCTGACGGTTGCCCTTATCCTCGTCATGGCGGTTTTGCACCATTCGTCCCGCGGGATGTCGGATCTGCTGAGAGTGTTCGTGATCTATATTCCGTCCGCTCCCGTCGCCAACTTCTATCTGCTGAGTTATGCGCTTGCCAATTTCCACGATGTCAGTTGGGGCACCAAGGGCTTGGTCAATGACAGCAGGACTGCCATTCCGGCTGGCTGGCACCAAATGCGGTTGCGGCTTTTGATCCTTTGGGTCGTGAGCAATACAGGCTTGGTCTGGCTGGTGATGGGTGGCGTGCCGGGCGGCGCAATCAGCGTCCTGCACTATGCCTGCCTGCCGGTCGTTGGGCAGATCGCCATCGCGTCCTTGCTGCTGGTATCGGCGCGCTATCGAAATCCCGTTTCACCGTCTCCAGAGGTCACAGTCCGAGCAGATAGCGCGCCGCATCTTCATCGATGA
- a CDS encoding RidA family protein → MKKTFTPPSVRRPFGNYSHGLLVPAGASLLVTSGQLGIGVDDSIPNDLESQAVLCFEAIGAILAEAGMSYADVIRIAGFVTRREDFAPYMAVRDRYTLEPKPVSTLLIVTGFTRPEFLVEVEVTAAKSF, encoded by the coding sequence ATGAAGAAGACCTTCACCCCGCCTTCGGTGCGCAGACCTTTCGGCAATTACAGTCACGGCCTGCTGGTGCCTGCGGGCGCCAGCTTGCTGGTCACCTCTGGCCAGCTCGGGATCGGTGTCGATGACAGTATTCCCAATGACCTCGAAAGCCAGGCGGTTCTGTGTTTCGAGGCCATCGGCGCTATTCTGGCCGAGGCGGGCATGAGCTATGCGGATGTGATCCGTATCGCCGGTTTTGTCACCCGCCGAGAGGATTTTGCACCCTATATGGCGGTGCGTGATCGTTATACGTTGGAACCAAAACCGGTTTCAACGCTTCTTATCGTCACCGGATTTACCCGTCCGGAATTTCTGGTCGAAGTGGAAGTGACGGCGGCCAAATCATTCTGA
- a CDS encoding DUF1236 domain-containing protein — MKNKIALILTAALVGSVATSAMAQNATVTGAAGGAVTGAVVGGPVGAAVGGVVGAVAGTAIDPPPPRVVTYVRQQPMPAQPYVTDQEIVVGQHLPRQIVITPIPEDPTYGYAIVNNERVIVDPQSYTVIDIVQ; from the coding sequence ATGAAAAACAAGATTGCTCTTATTCTCACTGCCGCGCTTGTCGGCTCTGTTGCAACCTCGGCTATGGCGCAGAACGCCACTGTCACAGGTGCAGCAGGCGGTGCGGTTACGGGTGCGGTTGTGGGTGGTCCCGTCGGTGCAGCCGTTGGCGGCGTCGTTGGCGCAGTGGCTGGCACAGCCATCGATCCGCCGCCACCGCGCGTCGTCACCTATGTTCGCCAGCAGCCAATGCCCGCGCAGCCGTATGTGACCGATCAGGAGATCGTCGTCGGCCAGCACTTGCCGCGCCAGATCGTGATCACCCCGATTCCGGAAGATCCGACCTATGGCTACGCGATCGTCAATAACGAGCGTGTTATCGTTGATCCGCAGTCCTACACGGTCATTGATATCGTCCAGTAA
- the ung gene encoding uracil-DNA glycosylase has translation MAQSTLRLEDSWKAVVGEEFEQPYMQTLKQFLVEEKQQGKPIFPKGPEYFRALDLTPIDKVRVVILGQDPYHGAGQAHGLCFSVRPGVRIPPSLVNIYKELQADLGIAPVRHGFLEHWARQGVLLLNSVLTVEEGRAGSHQGKGWEKFTDRVIHAVAEQREHVVFILWGAYAQKKAAFVDPARHLVLKSVHPSPLSAHNGFFGSKPFSKANAYLEAHGEVPIDWQLPADPGQEQA, from the coding sequence ATGGCGCAATCGACGCTTCGTCTGGAAGACAGCTGGAAAGCCGTAGTTGGCGAGGAATTCGAGCAGCCCTATATGCAGACCCTCAAGCAGTTTCTGGTCGAGGAAAAGCAGCAGGGTAAGCCGATTTTCCCCAAGGGGCCTGAGTATTTCCGGGCGCTGGATCTCACTCCCATCGACAAGGTGCGGGTGGTGATCCTGGGCCAGGACCCTTATCACGGTGCGGGGCAGGCACATGGCCTGTGCTTTTCCGTGCGGCCCGGGGTGCGCATTCCGCCGTCGCTGGTCAATATCTACAAGGAATTGCAGGCCGATCTCGGCATTGCCCCGGTGCGGCACGGCTTTCTCGAACACTGGGCGCGCCAGGGCGTGCTGCTTCTCAACAGCGTGTTGACGGTGGAAGAGGGCAGGGCCGGATCGCACCAGGGCAAGGGCTGGGAAAAGTTCACCGACCGGGTCATCCATGCCGTGGCCGAGCAACGTGAGCACGTAGTCTTCATCCTCTGGGGTGCTTATGCGCAGAAAAAGGCGGCTTTCGTCGATCCGGCCCGGCATCTGGTGCTGAAATCCGTGCATCCATCGCCGCTCTCGGCCCATAACGGCTTTTTCGGCTCAAAGCCGTTTTCAAAGGCCAATGCCTATCTGGAGGCGCATGGAGAGGTCCCCATCGACTGGCAGCTTCCAGCCGATCCTGGACAGGAACAGGCGTAA
- a CDS encoding sugar-binding transcriptional regulator, which translates to MARKAGSNARLDDAARAGWLYYVAGRTQDEIAAAMNISRQSAQRLVSLAVAEKLVKVRLDHPIAVCLELADAVKQAYGLKQVEVVPTDPGSDATATGIAEAGAAELERWLKRPDPLTIAMGTGRTLRAMIDQLPHMDCPQHKIVSLTGNISPDGSAAYFNVIFSMADAVKALHFPMPLPVIVSSAEERALLHRQPLVAPTIALGSQSDVTFVGIGEMTLSAPLLQDGFLKEAEMRNLLAIGATGEICGWIFDAKGKLLDDPVNSRVASMEIPSRQTSVVIGMARGKRKHAAIRAAARGGHVNALIIDEDAARYLLGL; encoded by the coding sequence ATGGCACGCAAAGCAGGTTCCAACGCCAGGCTGGACGACGCCGCCCGCGCCGGCTGGCTCTATTATGTGGCTGGCCGCACGCAGGACGAGATCGCCGCGGCGATGAATATTTCCCGCCAGAGCGCCCAGCGGCTGGTGTCGCTGGCGGTTGCCGAAAAGCTGGTCAAGGTCCGCCTCGATCATCCGATTGCCGTCTGCCTGGAACTGGCCGATGCGGTAAAACAGGCCTATGGCCTGAAGCAGGTTGAGGTCGTGCCGACCGATCCCGGCTCGGACGCCACCGCGACCGGCATTGCCGAGGCAGGTGCTGCCGAACTGGAGCGCTGGCTGAAACGGCCGGACCCGCTCACCATCGCCATGGGCACGGGCCGCACGCTGCGCGCCATGATCGACCAATTGCCGCATATGGACTGTCCGCAGCACAAGATCGTCTCGCTGACCGGCAATATCAGCCCGGATGGATCGGCGGCCTATTTCAACGTGATCTTTTCCATGGCCGATGCGGTGAAGGCCCTGCATTTTCCGATGCCGCTGCCGGTTATCGTTTCCAGCGCAGAGGAGCGCGCCCTTTTGCACCGCCAGCCGCTGGTTGCTCCCACCATCGCGCTGGGCAGTCAATCCGATGTCACCTTCGTCGGCATCGGTGAAATGACGCTGAGCGCGCCCTTGCTTCAGGATGGGTTCCTGAAGGAAGCCGAAATGCGCAATCTATTGGCCATCGGTGCCACCGGCGAAATCTGCGGCTGGATTTTCGACGCCAAGGGCAAGCTGCTGGACGACCCGGTCAATAGCCGCGTCGCCAGTATGGAGATCCCGTCACGCCAAACTTCTGTCGTCATCGGCATGGCGCGCGGCAAACGCAAACACGCCGCCATTCGCGCCGCCGCTCGCGGCGGTCATGTCAACGCGCTGATCATCGATGAAGATGCGGCGCGCTATCTGCTCGGACTGTGA
- a CDS encoding aldehyde dehydrogenase family protein, with protein MSNHLKFFIDGEWVDPVHPATLEVIDPSTEEAYTSISVGSKADVDKAVAAAKRAFAGFSLWSVEERLALLKRMLAEYNNRFEDIAKAVSQEMGAPLSFALESQAWAGRAHMEATIAGLETFKFSEQRGGTMVVKEPIGVCALITPWNWPLNQIVCKVAPAIAAGCTVVLKPSEIAPISGIIFSEVMEAAGTPKGVYNMVSGNGPDVGQVMAGHPDVDMVSFTGSTRAGIIVAKTAAETVKRVAQELGGKSANIILPDADFETAVRKGVQGCFGNSGQSCDAPTRMLVPADRHDEALTYAKSEAETFVTGDPRSEDTKLGPVVSQIQYDKIQRLIEAGIKEGATLVTGGPGRPEGLNRGYYIRPTIFGNVTNDMTVAREEIFGPVLSILPYKDEAEAVEIANDTVYGLAAYVQSTDIEHARDVAKKMRAGSVYLNYPDWDTFAPFGGYKQSGNGREYADWAIHDFLEIKGIVGWGA; from the coding sequence ATGAGCAATCATCTGAAATTCTTCATCGATGGCGAATGGGTTGATCCGGTTCATCCCGCCACGCTTGAGGTGATCGATCCCTCGACTGAAGAGGCCTATACATCGATTTCGGTCGGCTCCAAGGCCGATGTCGATAAGGCGGTGGCAGCCGCCAAGCGGGCTTTCGCCGGTTTTTCGCTGTGGTCGGTGGAAGAGCGGCTGGCGCTGCTGAAGCGGATGCTTGCCGAATACAATAATCGTTTTGAGGATATTGCCAAGGCTGTCAGCCAGGAAATGGGCGCGCCGCTCAGCTTTGCCCTGGAAAGCCAGGCCTGGGCCGGACGCGCCCATATGGAAGCGACGATTGCCGGGCTGGAGACATTCAAATTTTCCGAGCAGCGCGGCGGCACGATGGTGGTCAAGGAGCCGATCGGCGTCTGCGCGCTGATCACGCCTTGGAACTGGCCGCTGAACCAGATCGTCTGCAAGGTCGCGCCCGCCATTGCCGCTGGCTGCACCGTGGTGCTGAAACCCTCCGAGATCGCCCCGATCAGCGGTATCATCTTCTCCGAAGTGATGGAGGCCGCTGGAACACCGAAGGGCGTCTATAATATGGTGAGTGGCAATGGCCCGGATGTCGGCCAAGTCATGGCCGGTCATCCCGATGTTGATATGGTGTCCTTCACCGGCTCCACCCGGGCCGGGATTATCGTTGCGAAGACTGCGGCGGAAACGGTGAAGCGCGTTGCCCAGGAACTGGGTGGCAAATCTGCCAATATCATCCTGCCCGATGCCGATTTCGAAACGGCGGTGCGCAAGGGCGTGCAGGGCTGTTTCGGCAATTCCGGCCAGTCCTGCGATGCGCCGACACGGATGCTGGTTCCCGCTGACCGTCATGACGAGGCGCTGACCTATGCGAAGTCCGAGGCGGAAACTTTTGTGACCGGCGATCCGCGCAGCGAAGACACCAAGCTCGGCCCTGTTGTCAGCCAGATCCAGTATGACAAGATCCAGCGGCTGATCGAAGCGGGCATCAAGGAAGGAGCGACGCTGGTAACCGGCGGGCCGGGGCGTCCGGAAGGGTTGAATCGTGGCTATTACATTCGCCCGACCATTTTCGGCAATGTCACCAACGACATGACTGTCGCTCGCGAGGAAATCTTCGGCCCGGTCCTGTCGATTCTGCCGTATAAAGACGAGGCCGAGGCGGTCGAGATCGCCAATGACACGGTCTATGGGCTGGCGGCCTATGTGCAATCGACCGATATTGAACATGCCCGCGACGTGGCGAAGAAGATGCGGGCCGGGTCGGTCTATCTCAACTATCCAGATTGGGACACGTTCGCGCCATTCGGCGGCTACAAACAATCCGGCAATGGCCGCGAATATGCCGATTGGGCCATTCACGACTTCCTCGAGATCAAAGGCATCGTTGGCTGGGGCGCATGA